One stretch of Alcaligenes faecalis DNA includes these proteins:
- a CDS encoding sensor histidine kinase — MSLEDRPDPDELLQVIGDDPHQPRRGQLKIFFGACAGVGKTYAMLKEAHQRQSEGVSVAIGIVETHGRQETQALIQGLPVLARKEYQRQGRVVTEFDLDAALASGYQLLLVDELAHSNIEGSRHAKRWQDVEELLDAGIDVYTALNVQHLDSLNEVVGGIVGVRVRETVPDRIFDRAADVLLVDLPPDDLLSRLNAGKVYLADSVAHARQNFFRRGNLIALRELALRRVADRVNADVHVYRISHAIRTVWPTRELLMVCVSADSAQEALIREGARLAQQLQTPWIVLHVDTPQESGQIKAQEALVRLAASAQHAGAEFANIAGQDVAHTILAYARQRNATKLILGNSSARSIWPWRSSLSERLARSNPEIGLLLVRMDTVQRPIRPLELEQPMAQGKALSIASIICVVTTLLAEKLLPFFELSNVIMLFLITVVFIALRLGRLAGVWASLLSVAFFDFFFVEPRYSFSVTDTQYVFTFGVMLGVALIIGQLAAKLQAEARAARDGERRAAALTRVSRDLAGALALEQVLAVCRDTLEPLFEMQVVLVVPDQQNQLVATRHTGFVELSVAQWVFDHMEAAGNGTETLSGASALYLPLKGPMAPRGVLVVQSGGAASLRTPDGRRLLDACCFTLAQALERIHYVEIAQDTVLRMEGEKMRNTLLSAVSHDLRTPLTVIRGLAETLEQPKGLSETERTDIARSIRIESDELRRQVSNLLDLARMQSEGVKLHKEWHALGEIVGIAVARCAAALQPRKVVTEFAADLPLVEVDGVLLERVVTNLLDNAAKYTPATSTISLRGLCSGQSMYLLISDDGPGLPPGDPERLFDTFTRGQKESSVAGVGLGLGLCRTIIAAHGGTISAKPRMPHGVIFEIRLPWKAAPRMDGDE, encoded by the coding sequence ATGTCACTTGAGGATAGGCCGGACCCGGATGAGCTGTTGCAGGTGATCGGTGACGACCCGCATCAGCCTCGCCGTGGGCAGCTCAAGATTTTCTTCGGTGCTTGTGCGGGCGTAGGGAAAACCTACGCCATGCTCAAGGAGGCGCATCAGCGTCAGTCCGAGGGCGTGTCCGTGGCCATCGGGATTGTAGAAACTCATGGCCGTCAGGAAACCCAGGCCTTGATCCAGGGGCTGCCCGTGCTAGCCCGCAAGGAGTATCAGCGACAGGGCCGGGTGGTGACGGAGTTTGATCTGGATGCCGCCCTGGCTTCGGGCTATCAGCTGTTGCTGGTGGACGAGCTGGCGCACTCCAATATCGAGGGTAGTAGACACGCCAAGCGTTGGCAGGATGTGGAGGAGCTGCTGGATGCGGGTATTGATGTGTATACCGCGCTGAATGTGCAGCATCTGGACAGTCTGAATGAGGTGGTGGGTGGCATTGTCGGGGTGCGGGTTCGGGAGACCGTGCCGGACCGGATTTTTGATCGTGCGGCAGATGTGTTGCTGGTGGATTTGCCCCCAGATGATTTGTTGTCCCGCCTGAACGCGGGCAAGGTCTATTTGGCCGACTCGGTGGCCCATGCCCGTCAGAACTTCTTTCGTCGCGGCAATCTGATTGCCTTGCGCGAGCTGGCCTTGCGTCGGGTGGCGGATCGGGTGAATGCTGACGTGCATGTGTACCGCATCTCCCATGCCATACGGACGGTCTGGCCGACACGCGAGCTGTTGATGGTATGCGTCAGTGCCGATAGCGCCCAGGAAGCCCTGATTCGGGAGGGCGCGCGCTTGGCCCAGCAATTGCAGACGCCCTGGATTGTGCTGCATGTGGATACGCCACAGGAAAGCGGGCAGATCAAGGCGCAGGAAGCACTGGTACGTTTGGCGGCCAGTGCCCAACATGCCGGGGCCGAGTTTGCCAATATTGCCGGGCAGGATGTCGCGCATACGATTCTGGCCTATGCCCGTCAGCGCAATGCCACCAAGCTGATTCTGGGTAACTCCTCAGCGCGATCTATCTGGCCCTGGCGCAGCAGCCTGTCCGAGCGCCTGGCACGCAGCAATCCTGAAATCGGCTTGTTGCTGGTGCGCATGGATACGGTGCAGCGGCCCATACGGCCTTTGGAGCTGGAACAGCCCATGGCGCAGGGCAAGGCCTTGTCGATTGCGTCCATTATTTGCGTTGTGACGACCTTGCTGGCCGAGAAGCTCTTGCCCTTTTTCGAGCTCTCCAATGTGATCATGCTGTTCCTGATTACCGTGGTCTTTATCGCCCTGCGTTTGGGGCGTTTGGCAGGTGTGTGGGCTTCCTTGCTGTCAGTGGCTTTCTTCGACTTCTTCTTTGTCGAGCCACGCTATTCCTTCTCGGTGACGGATACCCAATATGTATTTACCTTCGGCGTCATGCTGGGGGTGGCGCTGATCATTGGTCAGCTGGCTGCCAAATTGCAGGCTGAAGCCAGGGCTGCACGGGATGGTGAACGACGCGCGGCGGCGCTGACCCGAGTCAGTCGGGACTTGGCTGGGGCTCTGGCCTTGGAACAAGTCCTGGCGGTCTGCCGCGATACGCTGGAACCCTTGTTCGAGATGCAGGTGGTGCTGGTGGTGCCGGATCAGCAAAATCAATTGGTGGCGACCCGCCATACCGGCTTTGTAGAGCTATCGGTAGCGCAATGGGTGTTTGATCACATGGAAGCTGCCGGTAACGGCACTGAGACTCTGAGTGGTGCCAGTGCCTTGTATCTGCCCTTGAAAGGCCCCATGGCGCCACGTGGGGTTCTGGTGGTGCAGTCTGGGGGCGCTGCCTCTTTACGCACACCTGACGGGCGGCGTTTGCTGGATGCCTGTTGCTTCACCTTGGCCCAGGCTCTGGAACGGATTCATTATGTGGAAATCGCCCAGGATACGGTGTTGCGCATGGAGGGGGAGAAAATGCGCAATACCTTGCTGTCCGCCGTCTCGCACGATTTACGTACACCTTTGACCGTGATTCGAGGTCTGGCGGAAACGCTGGAGCAGCCCAAAGGTTTGAGCGAAACCGAGCGCACGGATATTGCCCGTTCCATTCGCATTGAGTCGGACGAACTGCGCCGTCAGGTCTCCAACCTGCTGGACCTGGCGCGTATGCAAAGCGAAGGCGTAAAGCTGCATAAGGAATGGCATGCTCTGGGCGAGATTGTGGGGATTGCCGTTGCCCGCTGTGCTGCCGCTTTGCAGCCCCGCAAGGTGGTGACCGAGTTTGCAGCGGATCTGCCTTTGGTCGAGGTGGATGGTGTCTTGCTGGAGCGGGTGGTGACGAATCTGCTGGATAATGCCGCCAAATACACCCCTGCCACCAGCACCATTTCCTTGCGTGGCCTGTGTTCTGGCCAGTCCATGTATTTATTGATCAGTGATGATGGCCCCGGTTTGCCACCCGGCGATCCCGAGCGCTTGTTTGATACCTTTACGCGGGGGCAGAAAGAGTCCTCTGTTGCAGGCGTGGGCTTGGGTCTGGGTCTATGCCGCACGATTATTGCCGCACATGGTGGTACGATCAGCGCCAAGCCGCGTATGCCCCATGGGGTGATCTTCGAGATTCGCCTGCCCTGGAAAGCGGCTCCCCGTATGGATGGTGACGAGTGA
- the rpsT gene encoding 30S ribosomal protein S20: protein MANTAQARKRARQAVARNKHNASIRSMLRTAIKRVRQAIDAGDKTAANEVFRKATSIIDRVADKNIIHKNKAARHKSRLSAAIKALA from the coding sequence ATGGCTAATACCGCACAAGCACGCAAGCGCGCCCGCCAAGCAGTGGCTCGCAACAAACACAACGCCAGCATCCGTTCCATGCTGCGTACCGCTATCAAGCGCGTTCGCCAGGCCATCGACGCCGGTGACAAAACTGCTGCTAACGAAGTTTTCCGCAAAGCGACCAGCATCATTGATCGCGTTGCCGACAAGAACATCATTCACAAGAACAAGGCTGCCCGCCACAAGAGCCGCCTGTCTGCTGCTATCAAGGCCCTGGCCTGA
- a CDS encoding DUF3579 domain-containing protein, with amino-acid sequence MTEPVKQLVIHGVTRQDQRFRPSDWAERLAGVMSQFRPAGAMGGHLTYSPYVVPRLIDGVRCVVVDARLRELEPLAWKFVCGFADDNNLKTSGIDPDNMDPVDS; translated from the coding sequence ATGACAGAGCCAGTGAAGCAACTTGTAATCCATGGTGTGACCCGGCAGGATCAGCGCTTTCGTCCCAGTGATTGGGCAGAACGCTTGGCCGGTGTAATGTCCCAGTTTCGTCCAGCCGGGGCGATGGGTGGTCATCTGACTTATTCGCCCTACGTGGTGCCGCGATTGATTGACGGTGTGCGATGTGTGGTGGTGGATGCGCGCCTGCGAGAGCTTGAACCTTTGGCCTGGAAATTCGTCTGTGGCTTTGCTGATGATAATAATTTAAAAACCAGCGGCATTGATCCCGACAATATGGACCCTGTCGATTCCTGA
- a CDS encoding 2-hydroxyacid dehydrogenase: MTRPIVLQLASLAQHPSFDEIDRHFERIALQDLNQLSAQQIERVQVLLTSAVTATPASLMDRLPALKAICSVGVGYDSIDVQAAKQRGIQVSTTPDVLNDCVADMAWALMLDAARRLTESDRYVRAGLWDRPNGFGLGTRVSGKKLGIVGLGRIGQTIARRASGFDMELRYHNRRPRHDVPWHYEPSLIELAHWADIMVIAAVGGDETRGLINIDVLNALGSKGILVNIARGSVVDESALIAALQEGRLGAAGLDVFENEPQVPQALRDLNQVVLAPHTASATHETREAMLSLTLDNVLQYQKTGKVLTPLAV, from the coding sequence ATGACACGTCCCATCGTGCTGCAACTGGCATCTTTGGCCCAGCACCCTTCTTTTGACGAAATCGACCGTCATTTCGAGCGCATTGCCCTCCAAGACCTGAACCAGCTCTCTGCCCAGCAGATCGAACGCGTACAGGTACTCCTGACTAGCGCTGTCACCGCTACCCCCGCCTCCTTGATGGACCGCCTGCCCGCTTTGAAAGCGATTTGCAGCGTAGGGGTAGGCTACGACTCCATCGACGTACAGGCCGCCAAACAGCGCGGCATCCAGGTCAGTACCACTCCGGATGTACTGAACGATTGCGTGGCTGATATGGCCTGGGCCCTGATGCTGGATGCGGCCCGCCGCTTGACGGAATCCGATCGCTATGTGCGTGCCGGCCTGTGGGACAGACCCAATGGTTTCGGACTGGGAACACGGGTCAGCGGCAAGAAGCTGGGTATTGTGGGCCTGGGCCGCATTGGCCAGACCATTGCCCGTCGCGCCAGTGGCTTTGATATGGAACTGCGCTACCACAACCGCCGCCCACGTCACGACGTGCCCTGGCACTACGAACCTTCCCTGATCGAACTGGCCCACTGGGCAGACATCATGGTGATTGCGGCCGTTGGTGGCGACGAGACACGCGGGCTGATCAATATCGACGTACTGAACGCCCTGGGCTCCAAAGGAATTCTGGTCAATATCGCCCGCGGCAGTGTGGTCGATGAAAGCGCGCTGATTGCCGCCCTGCAGGAAGGACGACTGGGCGCTGCCGGGCTGGATGTGTTCGAGAACGAACCCCAGGTTCCCCAGGCCTTGCGCGATCTGAACCAGGTGGTACTGGCGCCGCACACCGCCAGCGCCACGCACGAGACACGCGAAGCCATGCTCTCGCTGACGCTGGACAATGTATTGCAGTATCAAAAAACCGGCAAAGTGCTGACACCGCTTGCCGTGTAA
- the argF gene encoding ornithine carbamoyltransferase codes for MDAIVQAGPLRHFLQFRDFSHDEILYVLERARLIKDKFKRYQPHHTLHDRTLAMVFEKASTRTRVSFEAGMYQLGGSVIHLTTTDSQLGRSEPIEDTARVVSRMVDIVMIRTFEQTRLERFASHSRVPVINGLTNEFHPCQILADIFTFIEHRGDIKGKTVAWIGDANNMAYTWLQAAEILGFTLHVSAPNGYHLESDRTGNPDSSILREFDDPLEACKGAHLVTTDVWTSMGYEDENEERRKAFADWCVDQEMMDVADPEAIFMHCLPAHRGEEVTGEVIDGPQSVVWDEAENRLHVQKALMEFLILGRLEA; via the coding sequence ATGGATGCCATCGTGCAAGCAGGACCGCTTCGGCACTTTCTGCAATTTCGCGACTTTTCTCACGACGAAATTTTATATGTGCTGGAACGCGCACGCCTGATCAAAGACAAGTTCAAACGCTATCAGCCGCACCACACATTGCACGACCGCACCCTGGCGATGGTTTTTGAAAAAGCCAGCACCCGTACCCGTGTTTCGTTTGAAGCCGGTATGTATCAGCTGGGCGGTTCGGTCATTCACCTGACCACCACCGACTCGCAGCTGGGCCGCTCCGAACCTATTGAAGATACCGCCCGCGTGGTTTCGCGCATGGTCGATATCGTCATGATTCGTACTTTCGAGCAAACCCGTCTGGAGCGCTTTGCCTCCCACTCGCGTGTGCCGGTCATCAATGGCCTGACCAACGAATTTCACCCTTGCCAGATTCTGGCCGACATCTTCACCTTTATCGAACACCGTGGCGATATCAAGGGCAAGACCGTGGCCTGGATTGGTGACGCCAACAATATGGCTTACACCTGGCTGCAAGCAGCAGAAATTCTGGGTTTCACCCTGCATGTGTCGGCGCCTAATGGTTACCACCTGGAGTCGGATCGCACTGGCAACCCGGATTCCAGCATTCTGCGCGAATTCGACGACCCATTGGAAGCCTGCAAGGGCGCGCACCTGGTCACCACCGACGTGTGGACCAGCATGGGTTACGAAGACGAAAACGAAGAACGTCGCAAAGCCTTTGCCGACTGGTGTGTGGATCAGGAAATGATGGATGTGGCCGACCCTGAAGCCATCTTCATGCACTGCCTGCCCGCTCACCGTGGTGAGGAAGTGACCGGCGAAGTCATCGACGGCCCACAAAGCGTGGTCTGGGACGAAGCCGAAAACCGCTTGCACGTACAGAAAGCATTGATGGAGTTCCTGATTCTGGGTCGTTTGGAAGCCTAA
- a CDS encoding response regulator — protein sequence MNKAQILIVEDESNIRRFVRIALEQEGMSVIEASTLAQARMDAATRRPDLMIVDLGLPDGDGKDLIRDLRSWVYSPILVLSAREREEEKVAALNAGADDYLVKPFGVPELLARIRALLRRSQLVPNVQAASSRVRFGGVQVNLASHEVTRDGEAVHLTPIEFRLLTALIRGHGKVLTHQHLLHETWGAAYSDRPHYLRVYMMQLRQKLEEDAAQPKYLLTELQVGYRLAGLEVEE from the coding sequence ATGAACAAAGCCCAGATACTGATCGTGGAGGACGAATCCAATATTCGTCGTTTCGTGCGGATTGCCTTGGAGCAGGAAGGCATGTCCGTGATCGAGGCCAGCACGCTGGCGCAGGCGCGTATGGATGCGGCAACCCGTCGTCCCGATTTGATGATTGTGGATTTGGGCTTGCCCGATGGTGATGGCAAGGACTTGATCCGCGATCTGCGCAGCTGGGTGTATTCGCCCATTCTGGTGCTGTCGGCGCGTGAACGAGAGGAAGAAAAAGTAGCGGCCTTAAATGCCGGGGCAGACGATTATCTGGTCAAGCCCTTTGGTGTGCCGGAACTGCTGGCGCGGATACGAGCCTTGCTGCGACGCTCCCAACTGGTCCCGAATGTTCAGGCGGCGTCTTCGCGGGTTCGCTTTGGGGGCGTGCAGGTGAATCTGGCCTCCCATGAGGTCACGCGGGACGGGGAGGCCGTGCATTTGACGCCTATCGAGTTCCGTTTGCTGACGGCCTTGATTCGGGGGCATGGCAAGGTGCTGACCCATCAACACTTGCTGCATGAAACCTGGGGAGCGGCGTATTCCGACCGGCCGCACTACTTGCGGGTGTACATGATGCAGTTGCGTCAAAAGCTGGAAGAAGATGCAGCACAACCCAAATATCTGCTCACAGAACTACAGGTTGGCTATCGCTTGGCGGGTCTGGAGGTCGAAGAATAG